A window from Aerococcus sp. Group 1 encodes these proteins:
- a CDS encoding DUF1868 domain-containing protein, which yields MEINNPQDKFTPNGQAISNPGYTVISYANEAMKEVVASGEKIQTAFTDFPQSDQDKLALLPPYSFHITILGLFKERDQGTDKWPAFLPHTYSRQKIKQALVQRFEQVVKPQNIKMKVTGLIPQAILLEPSDVDSYHRLDNYRRQLADAFQLPMEEDYQFHMSLSYLLGEKSAELSDLCQELERELLKVEPFLLPQADLAFYEDMLAFYPLSQSEAQVGG from the coding sequence ATGGAAATTAATAATCCCCAAGATAAATTTACCCCAAACGGTCAAGCAATCAGTAATCCAGGTTATACAGTGATTTCTTATGCTAATGAAGCGATGAAAGAAGTGGTCGCTTCTGGAGAGAAAATTCAAACCGCCTTCACTGATTTTCCGCAGAGTGACCAAGACAAGCTGGCGCTCCTACCGCCATATAGTTTTCATATTACCATCCTAGGCCTGTTTAAGGAGCGAGACCAAGGGACGGACAAATGGCCGGCTTTCTTACCGCATACTTACTCTAGACAAAAAATCAAACAAGCCTTGGTCCAGCGTTTTGAACAAGTGGTTAAACCACAAAATATCAAAATGAAGGTGACTGGACTGATTCCTCAAGCTATCTTGCTTGAACCTAGTGATGTGGATAGCTACCACCGCTTAGATAACTACCGCCGCCAACTGGCTGATGCTTTTCAGCTGCCCATGGAAGAGGATTATCAATTTCACATGAGCCTATCCTATCTGCTCGGTGAGAAAAGTGCAGAACTTAGTGACCTCTGTCAAGAATTGGAAAGGGAGCTCTTAAAAGTGGAACCCTTCCTCTTGCCCCAAGCTGACCTGGCTTTTTATGAAGACATGCTAGCCTTCTATCCTTTGTCCCAGTCTGAAGCGCAAGTAGGTGGTTAA
- a CDS encoding nucleoside hydrolase produces MRQVIIDTDPGTDDSLAILLALSQPDIEVIGLTTVQGNQSLEQINANASSLVNYLGLETPIYSGVAYQSQNPIIKQSQRQAYHGGKGMGDLDLPANKTLIQQESAVDFIISRVKQAPQKVDLLTLGPLTNLARCLKKEPNLAHDLGRVYSMGGGIHKGKLTPVTEFNYGYDAQSAQAVYQGIGAVNPITMCGLDATYQALFTPERIQAIEQAYPKLGRLFHALFDSQIKSYQEREKLPGCVIHDVMSFMLYYADDFVEDAPLTSMTIVTDSDLVQGLCVADLEGRFDQEVNARPVMAIHVDRYFNQLMVAFAYLEAKLPD; encoded by the coding sequence ATGCGGCAAGTGATCATTGATACGGATCCAGGTACAGACGATAGTCTCGCCATCTTATTAGCCTTAAGTCAACCAGATATAGAAGTTATCGGCCTCACCACCGTTCAAGGCAACCAGTCACTTGAACAAATTAATGCCAATGCCAGCAGCTTGGTGAATTATCTCGGCCTAGAAACACCCATTTATTCGGGAGTTGCTTACCAAAGCCAAAATCCAATCATTAAGCAAAGCCAGCGCCAAGCCTACCATGGTGGCAAAGGCATGGGGGATTTAGACCTGCCTGCCAATAAGACATTAATACAACAAGAAAGTGCTGTCGATTTTATCATTAGTAGGGTGAAACAGGCCCCTCAAAAGGTCGATCTCCTGACGCTAGGCCCTCTGACTAACCTGGCACGGTGTCTGAAAAAAGAACCCAATTTGGCCCATGACTTAGGAAGAGTCTATTCAATGGGTGGCGGCATCCATAAAGGCAAGCTTACTCCAGTCACTGAATTTAACTATGGCTACGACGCCCAGTCGGCTCAGGCTGTCTACCAAGGGATTGGGGCAGTTAATCCAATCACAATGTGTGGCTTGGATGCTACTTACCAAGCGCTCTTTACTCCTGAACGGATTCAAGCCATTGAACAAGCTTATCCTAAGCTGGGTAGACTATTCCATGCCTTATTTGATAGTCAGATCAAAAGTTACCAAGAACGAGAAAAATTACCTGGTTGTGTTATTCATGATGTCATGTCCTTTATGCTTTATTACGCGGATGATTTTGTTGAAGACGCTCCCTTGACCTCCATGACAATTGTGACGGATAGTGACTTAGTCCAGGGGCTTTGCGTGGCGGACTTAGAGGGACGTTTTGACCAAGAAGTCAACGCCCGGCCAGTCATGGCAATTCATGTCGACCGCTATTTTAACCAGCTCATGGTAGCTTTTGCTTATTTGGAAGCAAAATTACCTGATTGA
- a CDS encoding YSIRK-type signal peptide-containing protein (The YSIRK form of extended signal peptide directs nascent proteins to the cross-wall site, while signal peptides lacking YSIRK direct proteins instead to the cell pole. A large fraction of YSIRK proteins are surface proteins anchored by sortase-mediated processing of a C-terminal LPXTG motif.), giving the protein MVGKNNFKLLREKNSNRYYRYSIKRLNIGVASVAVAVGLLFMGDASVVRAAVDEIHAEETSRPVDASKLLTTDSVPVPEPVADNDKLDKAQAPEPVHSVNDKIAAETDPVAEVAPQIEEKTITSSDAAPAEIVPVAEDKAVTFPDLAPAEEKRLKKFKPIIP; this is encoded by the coding sequence ATGGTAGGGAAAAATAATTTTAAGTTATTGCGAGAGAAAAATAGCAATCGCTATTATCGCTACAGCATTAAACGTTTAAATATCGGGGTAGCCTCAGTAGCAGTGGCAGTGGGTCTGCTCTTCATGGGGGACGCTTCGGTAGTACGCGCTGCTGTTGATGAAATCCATGCTGAAGAGACTTCACGTCCAGTTGATGCTTCCAAGCTCCTGACTACTGACAGCGTGCCAGTTCCGGAGCCTGTTGCAGATAATGACAAGTTAGATAAGGCTCAAGCTCCTGAACCAGTGCATTCTGTTAATGACAAAATTGCTGCAGAAACAGATCCAGTAGCTGAAGTAGCTCCACAGATTGAAGAAAAAACTATAACTTCTTCTGATGCAGCTCCAGCTGAAATAGTGCCAGTGGCTGAAGACAAAGCTGTAACTTTTCCTGATCTAGCTCCAGCTGAAGAAAAAAGGCTGAAAAAGTTCAAGCCAATAATTCCGTAG